The window AAACAACCTGTCATTTTACTTCCTAGAGCGAAAAGTGAGATCAAAACAATCTTAAGGTGTAAGTATATAGTtgtcaaaagtgacatgaatagTTGTAGATGAGTGTAGCATTACCACTTCAAGTTTTCCTAGAGCAATTTCCAAGAGTCTTGCAAGTTCAAGATTTTCCAAAGTTAAAGCTTCAATCTGAAATTGACATAGAAACACATCTTCTATAACATATTTGTTTGCATACTCTCACGACCAAAATGTATAAAACCGCTCATAATAAGTCAAAGATCTGATTACCATGTGTCTCGTCCTCAGTTTAAACAACGGAGAGATAGGAGAAAATTCGGTAAAGATAGAAAGAAACCAAATTCTTCGTGTTCTTGAGTATAATATTTAACTTTAATGAAAAAATCAACCTTTCCGTGAATTaaccaaaaataactaatttagtAAAGGTGCGACTGTAAAATGGtcaacttttaattagttttccCTCCAGCTCAACTCGAAAACATGAAATATAACTTAGAAAGCAAATTTCTAGTTTTTTCTCATTCCAGCTTCAGAACACGCGAAAAAATGTATACATTCTTTTGTCTAAACTCATAAACATAATGTATAGGAGAAGGATTAACCTTCTTTTGAGACTCAAGGTATAAACTCTTGTAGATGTGGTTAACCGAGTTATCCTCACATGACACGTTCGCATGTACCCCCTGTTAATTATTAAACACCATTAGCTTTTAacaagaagatatatataaccAGCAACAATAAACTAAAAGTAATGATCAGCAATCTTTGTATAAAATTCGTTAAAAGTGTGTCTGAATTGCTAATGTTTCACAGCCTTAGAACCAAAGGTTTCTTTTTTGTTCTTGCATCAAGCTCTTAAAGATCTACTATTTCTAAATCTCGAAGACATAAGAGTGtttgttttttccttttcaatttgATTTGGTTTCATAAAAAAAGTGAGCCGACTACCTTTAGGCTTAATAAAAGTCTGAAAATCTTGGATTAAttgaaaactaattaaaatgcTGAACTTGTTAAGAGTTGGACATCTTACATTGGTTTTAAATCCTTCAATTGCTTTTATAAGATCATCAATCTTTTCATCCACAGACTTCTGATTTGATGAGGGTCCATTATTCGAATTATCAATACGCGGGCTATTATTTTGTCGAAAGGAAACAAGTAACCTCTGTCCACCATTGTATCCATAACCAGCTTCAAGTTTTCCATTTTCGCTATCTACAACATTTATTTCCTCAATGTCTGGATCCTGAATAGACTGGAGCCGCCTTGAACGCCTCACATAAATGCTTTCATTATTCGGTTTTATAACTGATACAACAGGGCCAGGAGCAAGATGGTCTGAACCATTTATCACAGTCTTTGATATAGAACCAAGATTCTTAGCCTACATGACACAATaacaatacaatacaatacaaCGATATTTACAAACTTGTTTTCGGTTTTtgaatagataattatagataaaaTGACTAGATTTAAAAGCAAAAGCAGAGTTTTATGACTTTTATCTatatcaaatcaatcaatgaa is drawn from Erigeron canadensis isolate Cc75 chromosome 9, C_canadensis_v1, whole genome shotgun sequence and contains these coding sequences:
- the LOC122583813 gene encoding uncharacterized protein LOC122583813, translating into MVKKSKVQINLNAANSYKAKNLGSISKTVINGSDHLAPGPVVSVIKPNNESIYVRRSRRLQSIQDPDIEEINVVDSENGKLEAGYGYNGGQRLLVSFRQNNSPRIDNSNNGPSSNQKSVDEKIDDLIKAIEGFKTNGVHANVSCEDNSVNHIYKSLYLESQKKIEALTLENLELARLLEIALGKLEVYENINKSTYTVTISSLENAIEALVSPTSHVGQPSFTGGGANLDGDGCTVANKPTTKKRKNHQPSK